The following DNA comes from Diadema setosum chromosome 20, eeDiaSeto1, whole genome shotgun sequence.
atccatgcagtcagATATGCactgttccttcacaataacacgcaaacttggaaaaactgcaagttgtcattgttgtctttaaagtccatgtgctcagtcatgcatgacaattgtcaacataattaggtatcaatggaaagaggaagagttcccatCTCCTTACAACCAACATTGTGCTCATCATAACTGACAATACCTAAGAAATggcagccctccaaagttggataacctttttttttttttgatacgctctgTATTACCAGGGAGGGGCCACCTTCCTGGTATTACATAGCAACTCCACATAAAGTGTTCCCGATGGCTTGAATAAACGGAAAgtaaaatagtaataataatgatgatgatgatgatgatgatgataataataataataataatgttgatagaaatgataagaaatagataaataaaaaaagctATGGTAGAGGGCGGgcttcatcaaaattggacaGAACTTCGAAAGTGAAGGAATTTCTGAAgtttcacattattttgtgcAACAGTaacattatacaaatgatgcacaggacagagtggatcggtgagattttgatgcgcgagtttaactttggaactgtttaaagcccgggactgtacagtactggttgaggtggggattcatgttttaaacattcctaagtgagataatgaaaaatatgaaagagcatgtaattctaaagggctttttacacttgtaaatttttgcttagccccggactatcggtggggctaagggggggccttagccccaccgatagtacgggactatccttagcccactttctgtttacactcgtttttgccaaagtgggctagccccaccgatagtacggtactatctggccctgcaaaatagcaggggttagcaccgcaattgcggtgctagcaccgcaattgcggtgccaagcaagtgagtgtaaacagaacgaaaaaataatcctgggctaagcgacggagacgaagtgcgaccctcactgaccaatcagaaacgaggtaatcaagtgctgccggtgcgtgcgtgtacgtgtacagtacacagcgtaattatgaatattcatgtggtttggaaagtccggggctaagaaagacgagtgtaaaaaggtcagttttctccttagccccggacaagagatagtacgggactaattggcgagtgtaaaaagctgaaaaaattggtacgggactaacgatagtcctgggtcagagaaagtccggggttaagaaacacaagtgtaaaaagcccttaaaaggctttttacacttgtgtttcttaaccccggactttctctgacccaggactatcgttagtcccgtaccaattttttgaGCTTTTTACACTCActaattagtcccgtactatctcttgtccggggttaaggagaaaactgacctttttacactcgtatttcttagccccggactttccaaaccacatgaatattcatgattacgctgcgCACGCACGCATCGGAAGCACATGCACAGGGTCCCTGTTGGCACATGGCGCGGGGATTTCCCCGCGCAGTTTGGCCTATTGCATAACCGACTACAGGCAGAGCATTGCGCCGGCGCTCTGCGTAATGCATGTGTACATCGGATCATTCGCTCACGTACTCACGAAtcataagggctttttacacttgtgtttcttaaccccggactttctctgacccaggactatcgttagtcccgtaccaattttttcagctttttacacttgccaattagtcccgtactatctcttgtccggggctaaggagaaaactgacctttttacactcgtctttcttagccccggactttccaaaccacatgaatattcataattacgctgtgtactgtacacgtacacgcacgcaccggcagcacttgattacctcgtttctgattggtcagtgagggtcgcacttcgtctccgtcgcttagcccaggattattttttcgttctgtttacactcacttgcttggcaccgcaattgcggtgctagcaccgcaattgcggtgctaacccctgctattttgcagggccagatagtaccgtactatcggtggggctagcccactttggcaaaaacgagtgtaaacagaaagtgggctaaggatagtcccgtactatcggtggggctaaggcccccccttagccccaccgatagtccggggctaagcaaaaatttacaagtgtaaaaagccctatacaTACCTGTACCCGCCGTACTGATATTTCTTATGTGAAGCCTAAAGTCTCATCATCTTCGTATCACTATCAGCTGTCATTAACGAGTAGAAATGGCAGCCACAGAGGTTCCTCCAGTGTACAGGCGAGCAAACTGGGATGACAATGAGGTTATCTTCTTTTTGAATTTGTGGTCCGACGTGGAAGTCCAGAAGCAGTTGGACGGGACGGTGCGAAACAAGAAAGTGTTCCGTGACATAGCTGCCCGCATGGAAGAAGCCGGGTACCACCGGTCTTCAGATCAGTTGCGGGATAAGCTTAAAAAGCTGAAGAAGGATTATAAGgatgcaaagaaaaacaacgaAAAGAGTGGGGCCGGGAGACAAACGTGCCCCTTTTTTGACCTGCTAGACGACGTACTAGGTCATCGACCATCGATTGAACCAGAGGTATGTCAACTGCCATGAAtttatgattatcattcttCTGATTCAGGTTGTAGGCTAAGCCCCTATATACTCATGTAATTTACTGTAGTTTCTggatctggggggtgtttcataaagctgttcgtaaagttaggAACAACTTTcgagcaactggtgatcagttgcgATGTGCTATGGCTATCAATAATTcaccacaagaactgatcaccagtcgctggtaagtcgttcgtaactttacgaacaactttatgaaacagggcttGATCAGTATGCTGCCAGACCtgcaggggggtgtttcataaagctgttcgtaaagttacgaacaacttacaagcgactggtgatcagttctgatgtgctatacttatcagaatttccatgattcagcacaagaactgatcaccagttgctcgTAAGCTGTTTgcaactttacgaacagctttatgaaacacccccctggcaGATCCAGAATAATATCGCTGTATAAATAGCGATGACACTTAAACAACACTAGTAACATGTTTTAGCAGTGGCCATTAAACACATCACGAGATGTACATGCGCATGTCGGTCTACCATAATTCAAAGGAACTCTACAATGACAAATGGATGTAGTgcagtgtaacaatgaaaatttcatttcattgcattcgtttatatttccacaaaatttttaaaaactATGCATACTGGTACAACTTAAATTTTGATAATACCATTATCTAGAACCTATCAAAGAGCTaatttaatgatattaatacAACTGTGCAACAGAGGTGATCAAAAGCTTGGGGGCCGGCCATCCCCTTGATTACATGATGAAGGTATTAGTATTTATGATACAGAACTTTGATGTTTGTGATTGATTTTATAGAAGAATGATGTGCAGTATTTGCCCTACCGCTACTAATATTTGTTTGTCATTCATGAAACAGTGATGGTTACATACAGGGTATCTTGTCTTCATATCTATAGGTCCTTGTAGACACTGCTGACATCCAAGGAGAGGAAAGTGATGATGAGAATGATAAATCAGGTGCTGCTAGTGATACAGGCACCACTGAGTCTGAGAAGGAGACTCCCCCATCTCAAGCTGGAGAGAGTTCTGCTGAGTCTGTTCCTGGGCCCTCATCTTCTGATGGCTTGACTGCAACTCCAAATTCAACAGTAAGAATTTCAACAACATCCAGCTGAATTCATGGGTATTGgatgttgttaaaaaaagaaggtgaaatCCTGCATTTCCCCATGACCAAGTTTGTAAAGATTcaattaatttgatgaaattaaaGGAACAGTATGACAAGAGAGACCctgcttaaagggatagtacagtattggtggagatgagaattggtcttttaagtttttgtgagataccaacaAAACGCATATGAAATAGTACTGAGCATACCCTTTTAGgaggagttcaaagtttatttgatgaaaatcgggttatgaatgactgaaacatccaaaaacaaagtgaaacaaaacaatcgtgataaagtgtgggtcccacactttgttagaatcgctctgttttggatatctcagccatttcaaaaccaattttcatcaaataaacgttgaattcctcatggaatcacatgctctttcatatttcataagaggtttctcattatctcccccaaaaatgttagaaacctgtaattaggtctcaaccaaaactattcgatccctttaagtaaattatcaagaaaaatggaagaatTATCACTCACAATCTTTGTTGACGGGGGAAATCAAAATCTCTCATCTCTAATGAAATCCAGTACATTTGATGATCTTGagctttttcagaaaacatcaCAAGCCTTGATCACTTCATAGTCTATCTATTTCGTATAGCTAGTAATTTACTTCAAAAATTTCTGGATCCtggtttattttgaattttaccATCATGTCAACATATAAAAGGGACAAAAAAGATCCGATTCCAGTTGTAACAGATTACATGGCTTGGTTTggtatttattttcttgttaaaCATTTTTGTAGTGCTATTGATACTGTATATTCAGCTAACAGTctatatttcctcttttttcttcctctctgtctctctcccttttAAGGTCcgaaggaagaagaggagagagCCACACAGTTCCAGGGAAGATCAAGTAGAGAAGCTGGTAAAGCAGCTGGTAGACCATCAGGACAGGTCAAGGAGAGAGTACATGGAATGGCAGGAGAGACGTGAGGAAGCCGAAGAGAGGAGGGAGGAAAGGCGACGTCGTGAGGATCACGAGCACGAAATTCGGATGTTCCAAATGTTGGGACAGATGTTTGGTCAAAGTACACAATCACGAGAAAATGTGTCATTTAATCAGCAGgggcagtctttctttgatttataaCTTGATTGTGTAGTACAGGTCTTTCATTCTAGTTTGTGAAggatttttctgtttgttttgtgttgtgttgttgttttttttcaactcaGGCTTATTCAGATGAAAATCGTTAACATTTTTAGTATCAGTTAACATCAACacttcttagaatgtagtaatGTTAATGATGTTTTTTGTCTATCTATTTATGCGGGGGTAGGGGAGGTTTCGAATGTGAGAATCCATCACCATACAAGTATAAGGAAGATATACATGGGGATT
Coding sequences within:
- the LOC140243368 gene encoding uncharacterized protein, giving the protein MAATEVPPVYRRANWDDNEVIFFLNLWSDVEVQKQLDGTVRNKKVFRDIAARMEEAGYHRSSDQLRDKLKKLKKDYKDAKKNNEKSGAGRQTCPFFDLLDDVLGHRPSIEPEVLVDTADIQGEESDDENDKSGAASDTGTTESEKETPPSQAGESSAESVPGPSSSDGLTATPNSTVRRKKRREPHSSREDQVEKLVKQLVDHQDRSRREYMEWQERREEAEERREERRRREDHEHEIRMFQMLGQMFGQSTQSRENVSFNQQGQSFFDL